A window of Bacteroidota bacterium contains these coding sequences:
- the panB gene encoding 3-methyl-2-oxobutanoate hydroxymethyltransferase, whose amino-acid sequence MSVNKEVKRVTTNTLQKMKAAGEKISMLTAYDFSFAKIIDAAGIDIILVGDSASNVMAGHETTLPITLEHMIYHASSVIRGINRCLVVVDMPFGSYQSNPDIALASAIRIMKETGGHSVKMEGGEEIVDSIKRVGAAGIPVMGHLGLTPQSIYKFGTYAVRAKDEDEAEKLKRDAKILEEAGCFGIVLEKIPAQLAKEVSESLSIPTIGIGAGMHCDGQVLVMHDMLGINTEFKPRFLRQYLNIADQASEAVKKYISDVKSKSFPSELEQY is encoded by the coding sequence ATGTCAGTCAACAAAGAAGTAAAACGTGTTACTACCAATACGCTGCAAAAGATGAAAGCGGCCGGAGAAAAGATCTCGATGCTCACGGCATATGATTTTTCTTTTGCCAAAATAATAGATGCTGCTGGTATTGACATTATTCTTGTTGGCGATTCTGCCTCCAACGTTATGGCAGGCCACGAAACAACGCTTCCAATAACATTGGAACATATGATCTACCACGCCTCTTCTGTTATTCGCGGAATAAACCGTTGCCTGGTTGTGGTTGATATGCCCTTTGGTTCTTATCAGTCCAATCCCGATATCGCATTGGCATCTGCTATCCGCATTATGAAAGAGACGGGTGGACATTCGGTTAAAATGGAAGGCGGAGAAGAAATAGTTGATTCAATAAAAAGAGTAGGTGCTGCCGGTATACCGGTAATGGGGCATTTGGGATTGACGCCACAGTCAATTTATAAATTTGGCACCTATGCTGTAAGAGCAAAGGATGAAGATGAAGCCGAAAAACTTAAACGAGATGCAAAAATTTTAGAAGAAGCTGGTTGCTTTGGAATTGTATTGGAAAAAATTCCTGCGCAATTAGCAAAAGAAGTTTCAGAAAGTTTATCGATTCCTACAATTGGTATCGGCGCCGGAATGCATTGTGATGGACAGGTATTGGTGATGCATGATATGCTTGGCATCAACACAGAATTTAAACCACGTTTTTTAAGACAATATTTAAATATTGCTGATCAAGCTTCCGAAGCAGTAAAGAAATATATCAGTGATGTTAAATCAAAATCTTTTCCCAGCGAATTAGAACAATATTGA